A DNA window from Nitratidesulfovibrio sp. SRB-5 contains the following coding sequences:
- the infA gene encoding translation initiation factor IF-1: MAKEDAIEVDGVVQEALPNAMFRVELENGHEVLAHISGKMRKFYIRILPGDRVKVELSPYDLTRGRITYRMK, from the coding sequence ATGGCAAAGGAAGATGCCATCGAGGTTGACGGCGTTGTGCAGGAAGCCCTGCCCAACGCGATGTTCCGTGTGGAGCTCGAAAACGGCCACGAAGTGCTGGCCCACATCTCCGGCAAGATGCGCAAGTTCTACATCCGCATCCTGCCCGGCGACCGTGTGAAGGTAGAGCTTTCGCCGTACGACCTGACGCGTGGCCGCATCACCTACCGCATGAAATAG
- the lgt gene encoding prolipoprotein diacylglyceryl transferase, with amino-acid sequence MLAYPRIDPVAVSIGPLQFRWYGLMYLFGFISGWWLGRRRAAQPGSGWHPQQVDDMVTWAIFGVVLGGRLGYILFYDLAYYVSQPAAIFQIWHGGMSFHGGLLGVLFAVWLYARRAEREFLSVVDFVAPLIPPGLFFGRIGNFINGELWGAPTTLPWAMVFPDGGPFPRHPSQLYEAVLEGVVLFAAVWWFSGRKRPVGAVSGLFGVLYAIFRFAVEFVREPDPQLGYLAFGWLTMGQVLCLPLFGVGMWLLLRNRGAAEGPAAG; translated from the coding sequence ATGCTCGCATATCCCCGCATAGATCCCGTGGCCGTTTCCATTGGCCCGTTGCAGTTCCGCTGGTACGGGCTGATGTACCTGTTCGGCTTCATCTCCGGCTGGTGGCTGGGCCGCCGCCGCGCGGCGCAGCCCGGCAGTGGCTGGCACCCGCAGCAGGTGGACGACATGGTCACCTGGGCCATCTTCGGCGTGGTGCTGGGGGGGCGGCTGGGCTACATCCTGTTCTACGATCTGGCCTACTACGTCAGCCAGCCCGCGGCCATCTTCCAGATCTGGCACGGGGGCATGTCGTTTCACGGCGGGTTGCTGGGGGTGCTGTTCGCGGTGTGGTTGTACGCCCGGCGCGCCGAGCGCGAATTCCTGTCCGTGGTGGACTTCGTGGCGCCGCTGATTCCGCCGGGGCTGTTCTTTGGCCGCATCGGCAACTTCATCAACGGCGAGCTGTGGGGCGCACCCACCACGCTGCCGTGGGCCATGGTGTTTCCCGACGGCGGCCCCTTTCCCCGTCATCCCTCGCAGTTGTACGAGGCCGTGCTGGAAGGCGTGGTGCTGTTTGCCGCCGTGTGGTGGTTTTCCGGGCGCAAGCGCCCGGTGGGCGCGGTGTCCGGCCTGTTCGGCGTGCTGTATGCGATCTTCCGCTTTGCCGTGGAATTCGTGCGCGAGCCCGATCCGCAACTGGGCTACCTGGCCTTCGGCTGGCTGACCATGGGCCAGGTGCTGTGCCTGCCGCTGTTCGGCGTGGGGATGTGGCTGCTGCTGCGCAACCGTGGGGCGGCGGAAGGGCCTGCCGCCGGATAG